Genomic window (Culex pipiens pallens isolate TS chromosome 3, TS_CPP_V2, whole genome shotgun sequence):
cacttttttcatttaaatgttgaaaccatggctcgtaatttcaatttttatacttttttttatttttttgcccacccctcgactttggtcagagtcgagggacataaactttgaaaaatatttgcaacggcctaagcaaaactaatgtatttttccagaacaactttttagtgattaagttttttttgaaagcttaaaaatcaaattgttcatactgaagatcgctgcaaatattttaaaaatattaaacaatgtatcaaaaacttcaaaagattgcaacgatcattgaaatttcattttttttttataaaaaaaatatcaaggtatttaattgcaatcgtcattttgttttaaacaatatctatacaattttaaacaaacaaaaatttaaataagtcacacatttttgaatgttatctttgtttttcattcttaaaatcaagatatatgaatcatatttgcaacactagttcttctatgtatttactttaaaagaacccaaatcagtgctgaaaatgtcaggggtcataactcgaaaatcggcgacgctgacacgaatttttgagatccattcactgaaccgcaaaaccgtgacataaacaaacccggcgcagtcgtgagtcccctagctcattgagcagctgcaatgcgaggcagtagtcgaccaacgctcattcgacgttgcacgcacacacataaagaaacaagtttttacacaaaaagttcgtatttatgcgtgaaaatgtaattttgaatataagttatggttgttttaagtgttttgcacagtctacaaCGATTCAactgtttgaaaatagtcaaaatagtgtttaaagaggattttacgagtcagtcatatgacacgaattgagtgagtgtagctcattttttcacgtctctcattctccagcagccgaccggcacgagtcaggcggcagtggtaaAACAGACAAAGTAGGCttgcagtcacatgctagcagtgaacagacattttggtttgcttcatgtgtacgctgggttggaaactttttgcaggcctgaACCCAAtgataagaaaattgaaaaaaatgtgtttactttttcaacttttatcaaatattagttccggcccgtcactgcttctgaaaaatcagatctggcccgcagggccaaaaggttgggtaCCCCTGCCGTAGACCGTCAATGCTTCTTTTACGTACttgggaatttgaaaaaaaaggatttgagtggccaccctctGCCCGGACTTGGCCCAGCTTTTCGGTAGGTACTTACAGGCTCCATCGACGTCGTAGTTGTTTAAATCGTTGGAGATAGTACGGGAAAACTCGAGGATGTTACACCACTGATCCTTGTTGATCACTTTGTACTTGGACTGCTCTAAGAACTGGGCAAATTGTGCGTACAGCGGCCAGTGTTTGCCGAGCAGCAGCTGCAGCATCGCCTTGGCCGTTTCAATGTCCATACTGCGTTGGTCTTTGTCCTACGGTGGAAAGTACAACCGTCACTTTGTTCAGTAGCGTTAACGTTAAGAGCACCGACTTACCCTAGCAAAGTCGTACGCATATCTGTAGATCACTTTGAACGTGTTGGACTCGTTCAGCAGGTTGCGCAGGTAGTCGAGCTTGCACTGGACCTTGCCGGCCGTGTCGCACTGCAGATCCGTCAGTCCCTTCAGCCACTCGCTCTGTGTGAAGAAGCCCATATTTTTGGCGCCCATTTTGTACGCTAGCACGAGCATCGCCACGTTCTCCGGCTCGACGCCGACATCCTCGCAGAACTTTTCCATACCTTCTGGTCCTGAACAGTACAGAAAATTATTAGCCAAATAACTAACAAAAATAATGAGCGAAACTCACCCAAAGTGTCCGGATCGTCCGGTGTGGTGTACTCGCGGAACCAAGCGATGCACCGCTTCTGGCTGAAGGCATCGTCCACTTTGCTGTACCTCCTCGAGCTGCAAAAACAGAAATAATGCAATGCAACAAAGATTACTCAACTGCTGgcctttctttttcttttcatttcgcGATCGCGATTATTCTAGCCTCTTTGTACATTTCTTCTCCCATAATTAGACTAGAATCCTCCGCGGCAAGTCTCGATCGGCTCCCCTGCTTTTTATCCCAACCGTCAAATTAATAacgcaataaataaataattttggaacaacacaaagaaaacttcTTATCAACGATAACTACACCAAAAGACGAGCATCATCGCATCGTCGCGCGATCGTGCCAACAAATGgagacagaaaaaaaagatctgAGGATCATCCCGCCGAGCGTCGGATGAACTGGCTGATCGTGATGACGATGCTATGCGCGAGAAATTTCGGCTAAGGTGAGCGCGCGGTAATTTTCGGAAGGAAAAACATTTTACTTTTTCTCTATACGCTCTTTTTTCTTGTTGTGTGCTAAAAATACCGTCCTCCACTCTTTTCTGTTTTTTCGTCGTCATCACACGCGCGACGGTGGTGCTGTGTCCACTTCGGAGCAGGACACCGTCGTCGCCGTGGCTGCCCCGTGAGATCAGATAGTTCATTCAAGGTATACAcgatgtatgtgtgtgtttgtgtgggaaAATCAGAAAGAAATAAGTGGCCGCACTGAAGGATGggtagattttgaaaaatacctaCGGCTAAGAAAAGTGTTTGGCTAGACAGACGCAATAGAAGCTTTCGCCATTAAGTAAAGCTTTGTTTCACTGACATGTATCGGGGCATTCTTTTGGTTGTTTACGATTCTTGATTTTAGAAAatcaatttctttaaaaaattgggcagtacaaaaaatataaacggCACAACAAATTGGATAACTACGGTTTTCGTAAACCCTTGAAAAAAAGTCTCAAAGATAATTCtcgcttaaattttcaaaaggtcctatctgtaTTGAAATCCCATGACTCGTAGGTTGttctgaaaatttactctaaaaTTAAAGAGCAAGATTTGATATAccatttttggcaaaatttttggtattattctgatattgaaaaaaatcgaaaaattgtcgaaatttggATACCAAACTTTGGTGCCTTTGAACAACCTTTGATGagtttaatttaaataacatttatttttcaatcttattATTTTACAGATGCTTGGTAAGAACTTCAAACATATGCCtgttatcaaaaatcaaaaatgtggcTAAAAATATCACTGATAACAActtggaatcatcaggtgagtggATTTTCCTGTTGCATAAGTATGTCTATGaaagcaattgggtcctaaaattaagcttacatttgtgatattattgttcacaacgataaagcttatttttctgagtacaatgaccctttgtacgaccgcaaaggatttaaaatggatttttaaatcaatttaaaaaaaataaaaaataaatcttgacagaaaaggtcctacttgacagctcgttccaaggggaccatagttgatccatcgaaaaaatgttgtcttgtcaatttatttttttgcattaaaatgaaaatataaaattttgctacTACCTGGACAAACAACCAAACTTTGATATTTCGAGGGcgtcaaaatacttaaaaatattgtggtattcaagcaatgtttcAAAATCCAGAATACCttaacttggtattgaaatagttttattttatggTATTCTTTGAGgagctgggacttcggatatccggataatttacattttttctatcatcttttcaatcaaaccaaatcaaaaacgATGTACGAAAATCGTATATGAACTGAAAATTATTTGGTTAAACATATTTGATAAACCCAAAAAAGAtttaattcgcaattttcagtgtaagaacgggccttgaccgatcttatgcaccaggctcccgacgaacacgcactgcccttacacctacatctcacccttgctctgagtcagtacgagcagcacgctagaacacgctttgagtgttcgtgccaggcatgcacaccttcttttccggttacgcattttaactcggccgggggtggtacattacgtagggtttgatgtaagtataagcgcctaaccatttatagtgtgcctatcaacgttcattaaagcaaaaacttttatatttttagtttgaattcaaaaactaattgttatttactgtgtattgttttctcctgaaatcttccctattgttgagtcgtgtttatctgttgctatttcttttgtcgcggtgttttgttacaatattttggtcctaagcattttagaaaagtttttcaaaagtacatcagtaatatttgtgttaatcctttaatcattccataaattgagtaagggctcgaacctcacttgcttaagaaaaaggtgaagtttcaaaacaatggacagtgaaagaaatatactatgtaaagaatctatagtaaaagaaagatagtaatttatgaagtagataaagaaattaacaatagttaataaatagaggtaacaaacaagcttagattgtattgagggcaatttacagggaagatgagaaattattcaaatagataaataaagaaaaggcacatgataaacaaaaattgacatcgcggccaaattaagggaaagcagacagtttgttacagcagcatcaattggtaaaatagagtggaaaagcgttgagaaataagagaatcaaataagtaaaatcgaaatcaaatggaggatagtaaacagaagccgttttagaaaatcagtgaaacgaaataaacagaagatagctgttagctgaaatggaaagaagagaaaccccgttctgcgatgctcaggtacatccacagcagttgactcaacatactgcgaatcaaaacaataccgtctacaatcacaaattacttccctttcccacattgtcgcgcccctttcttttagccgtctcgtctctgacccgcggtggtcaaaggtttacgatccgtttccacaggccaccagctaggtcatcatgaaaaccaagccaacgtggaggtaagaaaataggacactcgcaaggaaccagagctatactgttctgatcaagataattcggatgatctaacagaactacggatgtagttagttacgctccttccaggatgttccttacgtggacgtcaaccgaagagcacgcaacaaggtcagtgccattgcatgctcttaggtatcaatccttggcctgcataaacccaaaaaagatttaagaataaaaatgtaaCGGATCGGATAGTTTTTCGGATAATAGTATTCGGTCATAAATCATGTGatacattattttgttttatctttttatgtCACCCCACAGTCGTAAGAAAAAGCTGGCTTTTATAAGTTAGTTCATTTTCTAATAGAATTTTTGATGCTGCAAAATATCCGGATATCCCAAGTCCCAGCTCTAATTCTTTTGCCCTTGGCAttacatggtttggtattgtggTGGTCTTCCATATAGTTCCATACATAAGATTTTGgaatgatttcatggtattttattatctattactgggcaaccaagggcacagctgttattaaaaaaaaggtattcCTGCTCAGGGATGCGTGAGATTCAGCTTCAAAAAGTACGATAATTTAACAAAAGTGCTCATACATTTAGAAAAAGTTGCCAGATCCTCGAACTTTGAGTTTTGTTATAGGCTGTTAcaagttttatttaaagtttaaagtttgcccgaaaaatcatggggcaaaaacaatattttttcaaaaaactacaaaatttcaatggaaattgaagtgcaatcagctgaaatcaatttaaaaagcattcccccttgcgtttagaatcattttaagcacgtttgggttgatttaaaaaaaatatatatatcagtatcacaaaaataatttgaaaaatcagaAGTTGCTAATGAGTTCTAGTAAACAATCATAATATGCAATAAAAAGTttaactaacaggatatcgtagCCATATAAAATTACAATAATATGCATGGAATGCGCGTAAGAAGACCCCTAATCATCCTAGAACCCGAAACTCACCTCTGGCTGCTCTGGTAGGTGTTGCGTTGCCTCTTGGAAGAATGTCGGTCATCCTCGCTAGGTCCCATTTCGGCAGTGGACCGGCGTTTACCTCTGGGCATCTGTGATCTGTCTATTTTGAAGGCTGGGGGTTTGCTCGATTTCGCAAGATAAAATGTCCGTCGCTTCCTCCGCGTCCGGCACCCGAAATTCCGAGCGTGTTGTTGTTCTTCAGTCTTATCGATTGCGTCCCGGCCAAAGTGCTAAAAGTGAACAAACGGCGAGATAGATAGTGCCACCAGTAAGTGTTTGCTTCAGCTGATTTTACGCGAGGCAATTTCGTCACAGCCAGACGGGGCAAACAAAATGACGTTTTCACACCTTAAAAATCTTCCgcgacaacacaaaaaaaaaatcgaacgttCTGAACACTACTTTCTCCTGCCAGACAATTACAAACGTCACTCAACTAGCCAAAAAGAACTGTCATTAAAATAGAAACGAGTTTCGTCACCGGACTCTTCCCCCACCGCTGCTGGGAATCAATGCAGCAGGCTCTGATCGAAACATAATTTTGGTCCTTTGCGTTTCCATCTTTCTTTTTACCTCAAATTAATTGCACCTGACCTGCTATGATCGCTTTCTCATGAAACGCACCTAATTGAGTACACACACGCACAGCGGAAATCTTTAGAAAATgatctttgtttttttctagtttattttttttggcaaatttctAGTCGATTCGACAAGAACAAAGTAAAAACTacgattaaaataatttctatTGTTCTTACCTTTCCGACACCAAAGTGGATCGATTCGAAGGAAAAAAAAGGGTTGCTGCTGTAGGCGGAGTGGTTTTCCACGACTTTTCACCCGATTAGCACTTTTCCTCGATAACGCGATGCCACGCAACGGTGGAAATTCGCACTTCCTCCCCCGGGAGCAGCACAAGATGGCAAGAATATCTGGGCGGGTGATTAATTTACAGCTTTCATGTTTTCAACACACACGGAAGGCTAAGGAAAACTCGAACAAGCGACAGCGACACGGACGGAGTCGAGTCGAATCGTCGGACAGTACGGGCCAGGGTTGCCGAATTGGCTTTTTACGGAAAATCTGTACGCGTTTCTGGCTAAAGGTTGTACAAGCGTTGTTTGACAGATCTGTCAACATAAACACACGTACATCTAAAATTACTCAGATTGTGTactatttctaaaattctaaaaaatcaaactatccactttaacgaccgcaaggtcttttgtggtttctattgcaagtttctgctcgaaactaggagtccgaaggcttgaatgggtagagcacccaaacctctttcttcTCCTATTCTATTCGTATAAACTCACTTAAAattcttttacaaaaaatctattATTGCGGTTCCGTTTGGATCCTGCTCCTGTTTTGATAAATAACTCAGATTGAGTactatttctaaaattcttaaattctcaacaTGTTACGATGGATCAAGCATATGGCCCCCCTTGTCAAGTAAAATACTCTCTGTCTAGAGAGGCCGCaaagttaaatttccaaaaatgattttaaattttatttaaacccCTTGTGGTCAAGTCTGCTAGCCTGTTTACtagacacctagtttcgagtagaaatctcgcaatcgagaacgccatggCAATGCTgcagagcgaacaatttgatttgatttggtcGTAAAGAGTCATTGTCAAGGTCAttgtactctaaaaaataagcttcatcgttgtgaacaataatatcagcaattgggtactaaagccctgtgtcaatttttatgtacaacggtaaaaaacacgattaaaaaccatttctgatcactttttttcattttaatgcaaatttttttttttttgacaagacaactttttttgatggatcaactatggaccccttggaacgagctgtcatgtaggagcttttctgtcaagaactCGGTCAAGAAGGactgcgaggttaatttttcaaaattgatttaaaaatcaattttaaactctttgtggtcgtacaaagagtcattgtactcagaaaaataagctttatcgctgtaaacaataatatcagcaatctaagcttcattttaggacccaattcctaaatttttaaaatttctcttactttttcaaaaggttataTGTgcatgtcccgcccgtgtggatcaatcggaccgcgctctgga
Coding sequences:
- the LOC120423196 gene encoding DCN1-like protein 4 isoform X2 — its product is MGEEISRRYSKVDDAFSQKRCIAWFREYTTPDDPDTLGPEGMEKFCEDVGVEPENVAMLVLAYKMGAKNMGFFTQSEWLKGLTDLQCDTAGKVQCKLDYLRNLLNESNTFKVIYRYAYDFARDKDQRSMDIETAKAMLQLLLGKHWPLYAQFAQFLEQSKYKVINKDQWCNILEFSRTISNDLNNYDVDGAWPVMLDEFVEWLRLVRTQATIS
- the LOC120423196 gene encoding DCN1-like protein 4 isoform X1 — translated: MPRGKRRSTAEMGPSEDDRHSSKRQRNTYQSSQSSRRYSKVDDAFSQKRCIAWFREYTTPDDPDTLGPEGMEKFCEDVGVEPENVAMLVLAYKMGAKNMGFFTQSEWLKGLTDLQCDTAGKVQCKLDYLRNLLNESNTFKVIYRYAYDFARDKDQRSMDIETAKAMLQLLLGKHWPLYAQFAQFLEQSKYKVINKDQWCNILEFSRTISNDLNNYDVDGAWPVMLDEFVEWLRLVRTQATIS